GTgcaacaaaatttatcaatcaTAGTATTGTACAATTAATACGAATATGCAGCATACTTAACCAAATACCATGAAATTAATCAATcacaagaaaatatatattacataccATGATTTAAGTTGTAGAAATATGTATTAAAACATAATCTTCCTTCTGCTCAATTGGAAGGGCTCTCACAATAGCTAATTGTTTTGGCATGTCAGCTAACCATTTAACAACTTTAGTCCATTGTTCCTTAGTAAGATTTGGCATTAAACGCACCTCATCTAGCACttctttgatttcattttcatcAACCTTTTCACCATATACATGTGTCAATCGCCTAAAAGACTCAGCCACATCTTTCATTGAAGCAGTCATTAGCTCTTTTTCACTAATCTTTCTCCTTTGAGATTGTGTACTAGTAGAACTTGAAGTAGATTGtgcttttctttttaagttagaGTTTGGTTCCTCCAAATCTATAGTAGCATTCAAGTCCTCCAAACCCACAAAATTTACTTCAGTTACCTCTTTACTCATGACTTCATCAGCATCCATAGCAGTTTCAGCTCCATGACCAGTAGCTCTATCTTTAGCACATAAATCCACTATATCATCCCAATTTGGAATTGCTTTGAATCGAAAATGTCTAGCCTCCTTATGCgacttgaaaatgaaaaggaagaaGTCAATAATAACACAACTACAATTCCATACAAAGGAATTAGACCATACAATCACTGTTTACTCAAAGATATAATggcatataaaaaaaacaattgctACAGGATTGCATGTAAAAGAGTACTTACAATGACATATTCATTCCATACATTTTCATCACCAACTGTAATCATGTGTTTGGTTCCATCCCAATCAAATCCACTCTGACCAAGGATGTCACTTACAACTCCATACCATGATCTCCAAAGTTTGATTCGATTTTTAACATTCTCCCAAGTGACTTGGACTTTGAAGTTGTTGGATAACACTACAGCTGCAGCATTATATGCAACTCTTTTCCAAGCTCCGTCACTCTTATTGCCCATGTTTCTTTGATCTCTTAATACTTCAGCTAACACACGTTCCATCTCCAAATTCCATGAAAAATAACTTCTTGTTTCATCATTGCTTCTTTCTGTCATGTTTTTTTTACCCTTCATATTTTCTTAACCTACACATAACAAATAACTTGCAGAAGTGATTCTAAAAGATAAACAAGAAATTTACAAAACTTATCAATTCAAGCAGAATTCTTAATTTACTGTGATGATCATAAAGATCATGAAATAGCAGATCAAGTTTTGGGCTAGAGCAGTGGCTTCAAACGTACACCAAGAATGCTGAGAAAACCCATTAATTGGAGCAGTGGCAACAGTAGATTCAGAAGATATTCGCACTATATAATATGGTTGAAAACAAGTACAAGATTTTGAACAATacttagaaaacaaaaagacataaagaaatcaaaaggaaattGCTAGACATTTCACTTTAATAGCACATGCATACCTGAGAactttcatatattattatcataagcaaaagcaaaagaacATTTCACTTTAATCGATCCCACAATCTGCTAGAGTTTATCATAACTGTTAGAAAACTCTTTCCTTTTTAGTGCCAGGGTACCATCTGTATACCAATTTTGTTGCTTATATAATAATTGAGTTTTTAATAGGCAATAACATtggtgtgaaatgggtgtagAGTGATTAATCAAGGAAAAATTACAATAATCAAGAAATTATAAGAGAACTACTTATGGACTAGagtggaaaaaaatattcaaatcaaTACATAAATTCTCAAGATGtgtgtataattatttttaaaagttgtggtaattatatttgataaggtttaataacaaaagaaatagCAAAAGAAAGACACTAATACACTACAGAGAATAGAATGTAGTGTTTAATAATGacactaataaaaatagattaacTTTAATATTGATCTCAAATATCAGAACTACAAACAGTCAGAACTAAATGCACCCATATTATGCTGTAATCCTAAGTTCCTAGGTTTTCATTTATTAACTAAATTACGGGAATCATAGTTACTGCGACTTTTGAGGCTAGTATATTTTCACATTCATTTTATAGAGCATTTTTCAAAGCAATTACTTAATTTAAACAATGATTCCCTTgatttttcaatcaaattttatatataaacttgTAAAAAGCCAAatcctatttttatagttttcttaGAGACCATTTTTGCAGTGAAATAGAAAAGTATTAATCTATcagatatatattactttattgaGTTTCACAATGGCAAGACATATAtactttatctttcttttaactttacaataattataaaacatcATCAAATCAGATATAGATTACTTTATTGAGTTTCACAATAGTTATCTTAAAAGTGATATCTAGCATGTTACGATTTCTGATTGAGTGaaagtgtgaaaaaaaaaaacgtttttCTGGAAGgcaaataatagtaatataactGTAAGATGCTACTATAAGTGAACACATTTCAGCAACAAGTACATGACAAAACACAACTCCGAGAAAAACAACAGCCATCCCACTTAAGCAAACTAGCCagattcaaagaaaaattcaagaaaCCATCGGTCACGAATCCTAAAAGAAATATCATCTTGGCACAGCAACATGAGTATCTAATACAACCCACCACACCAGACCCAAAAACATCATCAAATCAGATATAGATTACTTTATTGAGTTTCACAATAGTTATCTTAAAAGTGATATCTAGCATGTTACGATTTCTGATTGAGTGaaagtgtgaaaaaaaaaacgtttttCTGGAAGgcaaataatagtaatataactGTAAGATGCTACTATAAGTGAACACATTTCAGCAACAAGTACATGACAAAACACAGCTCCGAGAAAAACAACAGCCATCCCACTTAAGCAAACTAGCCagattcaaagaaaaattcaagaaaCCATCGGTCACGAATCCTAAAAGAAATATCATCTTGGCACAACAACATGAGTATCTAATACAACCCACCACACCAGACCCAAAAACCCCCATTCTAGAACTAGGGCAATTCCTTCAAACACAGTAGAGATTGTACATGCCATTTCtgaatcaaatataataacataGGCATACAGTATCTGCTATTTTAATACTGATAAAAAGAATATCTTAGTATTTCAAATGCACATTGTATATGATTCAAAACCTGAAATTATTGAGGGTGTCGAGTGTGTGAAAAAGAAGTCAGACATAAATGAAAATAGATATGTTGAGCACACAACATAAACCACAACAATTGTTATAATCAAAAGATCATATTAGCATAACATCTATGTAACTCAAAGCAAGAATCATATCCTGAACTCAAAGCAAGAATCATATCCTGAAATTAACAAATTCTTGTCAAAAACTCCAGTCTCAATCTCAGATAAAGAAATAATCACATAATGAAATAAGCCAACTAATGACATAAAAGGTGACTTCATCTTTGATAACTAGCAAACATATTCATTGCTAATGTGTCTCGAAATCTTGTCCATTCTTCGGTGACTTGAATAGTTGCAACTTCATCTGtgatattgttttgaattatttCCCTTGATAGGGTTAACTCTTCATCTACATTAGCTAAAAGCTCTAGGTCTTGAACTTCTAAAACTTTATCAGTTAGTCCCTCATTTCTGATGAAGTTGTGTAACACAAAACAAGCATTGATAATCCTTATTTGTGTCTTTATATCAAAAAATGAAGGAGTTCTTAATATGCTCCATCGTTTTTTCAATATCCCAAATGACCTTTCTATTGCATTTCGTGCACTTGCATGACGAAGATTAAACAACTCCTTGTAAGTTTGAGGGGTGTTCCCAATCCACTCATTGAGATGATATCTAGTCCCACGATATGGTGCTAAAAATCCAGGACCATTAGTATATCCCGCATCCACAAGAAAGTACTTACCTACAACAGTTTAAAGTAAAAATCATAGgcttcaattaaaattaaattaaatattatttttaaaagatattaccAGTTgggattttaagtttattttgacGATGTAAAGCATCTCGTAATACTCGAGAATCTCCTGCAGAACCTTCCCACCCAGGTAACACATAAATAAACCTTAAATCTGGACCACAAACTGCCAACACATTTGTAGAGACATCACCCTTTCTATTACGATATTTAGGCCTATCTTCTGGAGAAACTGTTATCGGAATATGAGTTCCATCAAGTGCTCCAACACATTTCTACAAGCAAcatacatttattaatatgtaatGTCTATACAAATGTGTAAAGTTAATTAATCTAGTATAATTATCAATAAACATACCTCAAACCATCTCCATCTACTTGCATCAAGACCTTCCAGGTTATAAGTATGAAACTTCAAATAATCCTTGCTCACTTTCATTATCGCTCTTAAGACATTATTGAATTGTCTACTTATTGTTTCTTTTGATCTATAGTAACTAAATTGTATCACCCTGTACTTAAGATTGTGAGCCAGGATATGTAAAAACATCGCCACTGCCTCAGTTATTAGAATATTTTTCGTTCTTACCAATCCACCTCTCTCTTGTAAAATTTTACAAAGTTTGAGAAACGCACTTTTACTAACTCTTAGTTGTTCAATACAATCTTTCTCTGTCCCTCTATAAAGACGATTAAGGAAATTACGTTGTTCCAATTCCCAATTACGAGCAGGTTCCTTATCTAAGTAATTATTGTGATACCATACTGCTACACTCATAAACATATAAACAACATAAGCAGCAGCAATCATAATGATTTTCTTAAATTCCTCTCTTTTACGTTTCCTTGAAATAATTGCACCATCATTTATACTAGTATCCATTTCTTAACAATATGTTGGCACTGAAAGAGTAAAAGGAAACAACAATTAGTTAAACAACAAAATCCATATTGAATATAGTATCTAAAAGTACACCTACACTGGTGACCAACTCACTGGCAGGAGAAACTACACCTACACTCAAGCTGTAAGATCTTATCTAGATATGCATGTTGCCAAACTCAACTATGTTACTTTTCCAATGCAAAATCCatgttatcaataaaaaaatatatacgcGGGAAATTTAAGACTAATGGCAAGACAACTTGTGCAAATTATAGGATTCTTATCTATGTGCTGTTGCAAATTCAACtttcatatcaaataaattatttatagttacACAGTCACTGCTTGAATTTGTACATTGAAAACTGGGAACATGTAATTCCCAGTAGACTCCATTAAACCTGAATGGGTGAAAAATCCATTCCCGGGTACTGaatatcaaaatcacaaattaTATCTGCCACACTTTTGACTTTAATTcggatttaaatattattttgcataAAATAACAAAAGGTTGATGATATTGACAGAAAATTTTCTGGTATTTCCCTATAAATACTATTTCGTTGTTATTAGTTTCCACCACAAGTTGTTCCCATGACTTCTTCACACTCACTCTTGTTGTTCCTTCTTGGAGTGGCACTTGTTACTACACCAACGGTGGCCAATTTCAACATACCCATTTATGAGCCTCCCCCAATTGGGATACCACCCATAACTGAACCTCCACCCATCTATGAACCTCCACCAACTGAAAATCCACCGCCATTATATAACCCCCCATTTCTCCCTCCACCACTGTTCCATCCTCCATATGAGAAGCCACCACCAGAAAACTAACATTGCTTGCTTAAGTTTAACACTAGAAAACTAACATTGTGACTTGAACATTTCATCGAATATTTAGTAGGCAAATGGGACAAAAATGATAAAcacaaaatattaaactaacatTGAAACCCAAATCCCAAATGCAACAACCAAATAAGGAAgaacaatgaaaataaaacaaaaagtagaGAAGAAAAGGGAAAGAACAAGTTGTGATGGTgtgaaggaaataaaaatgtGGTGGAAGAGGAAGAATGTTGTGTACCTGCAGAGGAGTAGAATATTCGTGTGAGCAAAGCTAGTGAGAGAGGAACAGTGACGGGACTGTGAGAGAGGAGCAGAGAGAGCACCACTGAACCAGAGAGAGCACCAGAATATTCGTGTGAGCAAAGAGTCCAAAGTGTGAGatgaagaattttaaattctaactATTTTGAGGGCATTTCAATTACTACtgttttagttaattaaaattccttaaaaaaaatacatgcatTTTAAATACCTTTTAATTTCTCTGTCCAAACAACACATTTTATCACAAAgtaatttaaattctttaaaaaaatgaattgactCATTAaattactctatccaaacacactcttaaGGTAAAAGTTATGCTTCATATCATATCaaattatagtttataatttGGTAAAGAGTATAGGTTACAATTTTACATAGAATTGTAGTCTTTATCTCGAATAGGgttagtttatttaatttaaagtgttttaattttattttttatatactaattaaatttattttttttgttaaatatttcaaGAATCAGATTCATTAGCTTATGCAAGGAAAATTTGTGcacaatatataatttaaatggacaataattttaatagttaGTCTATTCTGTGACCATTATATGCAGAAATTGCTCatgtcaaattttcaaaataccaaaacaaaaaaataaataactataagATACGGTTTTGCCAAAAATCATAGTCCATAACTATGATTATACCAAAAATTGTAACCTATattttggtcttttttttttaatttatcttttctaaAGTTTGCAAGTTATGATTTTACCCAAAATCTtagtctatatttttttttccgcTAAAGCTTTTAAACTACGGTTATCTATCCAATCaagcctttttttttaaatatctttttattggtacaaaaagattatttaactttgtctaataatagatttaatttcaagaaaaaaataaatctttaaaaatgcagtaacatcttttaaattatttgtacaactataaatttttagtattagctaatatttatataagtttTAGTTCTTTAAAGAATTGAAGTATATAATGACACatgacatttttaaaatgtttgtaCAATTATAGATTTCAAGTCTATAAAGaactataaatttattcttagtCAATCATAGAATAAGCTTTCTACATAGgattaaatttttagaaaaattacttCTTTATCACAACATTGCATCGTTGTAGAATCTTTGTAACTTCTCTACACTTGCAAAAACTCACACTCTCCCTTCTCCATTGCAGTTGAATTAGTCATTGTTGGCCTCCTCTCCATGGGAAACTCTTCTCCATTTCCATTGTTGATTGTCACGGAACATCTTATTCTCATCTCCTCTCTTTGAGAAGCATCTTTTTCTCATAATCTCTCCATTTTCATCATTAGTGTCACAAGCCATCTCTTATTGCTTGGATGTTTGTTTTCGTCTTTCTTGCATTTGTTTTGGTCTgtttaatatttgttcacaataaAGAGACACACAATGATGCATTTTGATCTTTATCGCAAGTTCATTAAGGTTGTGCCTTACTCCATTATTGACGTCTTAGTTCATTATTCACGCCTTGGTCCATTATTCATCCACTCTTGTTAAGACTTTGCTCATTGAgagtcaaaataaaataaaaaaatgatggaaTTGTACCTctctttgaaaataattataggTTACAgttatttaatgaaattgtaACCTATCATAATATAGACAACAATTTTTAACTGTAGCCTATATTTATTCGTTATTTACTATATCGAAATATACTGCAATTCATGAACAATAGTGTAACATCAAAAATAACCCTTCATTGCATCTGAGTCCATTTTTGGttcatatatatcattttttcaatttttattaagcaTTATATATgtaatcaaaattttgttaaataaaatatataacttttatatttgtttaggATATTCAAATTTGGAAGTTagataatcaattttaaaaccaCTTTGTTGTAAAATAATACATGAGGGCTtagatttttaaaacatttatatatatatatatatatatatatatatatatatatattatctcatttatcatttttagtGTTCAAaacaaattgagtcattttacAGCAATAAAAATGGCATAAATTccttatttgaaaatttattttgtgataataaGACCGTTAAACAATGTATAAAGTTATCTCTCAATATTATAAAGTTGACATATAAATGTCAGCATGATTAATGATcaagaaagataaataaataaatctaagataataatactaattatatgTACATTAATTTAACGTTTaacttttttgaattttatataaactaaaaccGTCTATAGGTAAAATAATATGAATCTATTCGTAAactatcttattttaattaggaagtgaatttaactttttctaaggaagttttttttttttttggattataCTTAAATCTATCAACTTAGCTGAACACGAAGTTCAATATATCCTATTAATTTTTCACTAAAGATTTATCTTTATTATCATTGTTAATTGTGTAACTCGTTTTATCATAACATGACTATAAAATAAAGTCATCACACATTTCTTTACCATACGAGCAATTCATCAATATCATATTGAAGAAACAttcctaaatatatatttttctcagAGTACA
This portion of the Vigna unguiculata cultivar IT97K-499-35 chromosome 6, ASM411807v1, whole genome shotgun sequence genome encodes:
- the LOC114188536 gene encoding uncharacterized protein LOC114188536 yields the protein MTERSNDETRSYFSWNLEMERVLAEVLRDQRNMGNKSDGAWKRVAYNAAAVVLSNNFKVQVTWENVKNRIKLWRSWYGVVSDILGQSGFDWDGTKHMITVGDENVWNEYVISHKEARHFRFKAIPNWDDIVDLCAKDRATGHGAETAMDADEVMSKEVTEVNFVGLEDLNATIDLEEPNSNLKRKAQSTSSSTSTQSQRRKISEKELMTASMKDVAESFRRLTHVYGEKVDENEIKEVLDEVRLMPNLTKEQWTKVVKWLADMPKQLAIVRALPIEQKEDYVLIHISTT
- the LOC114187636 gene encoding uncharacterized protein LOC114187636, with the translated sequence MFLHILAHNLKYRVIQFSYYRSKETISRQFNNVLRAIMKVSKDYLKFHTYNLEGLDASRWRWFEKCVGALDGTHIPITVSPEDRPKYRNRKGDVSTNVLAVCGPDLRFIYVLPGWEGSAGDSRVLRDALHRQNKLKIPTGKYFLVDAGYTNGPGFQNNITDEVATIQVTEEWTRFRDTLAMNMFASYQR